One Desertibacillus haloalkaliphilus genomic window, TATCTGCAGTAAAGACATTCCCTACTTTTAAATTTAACCCTTTTTCAAGGCCGGCATCATACGCTTGTTTAAGTAAATCAAAATTAGCAGTAGGAGCGAAGTCTACTCCACCAAATGTTAAACGATTCATTTGCGAATCGGTCGAAGCGCTCATTGCTAAAATGACATCCCTTACTTTAACATCCTTTTGAATCGCTCCACAAGTTCCAACACGTACTAAGTTTTGAACATTGTATTCTTGCATAAGTTCATTAATGTATATAGAAATGGAAGGAACACCCATTCCTGTTCCTTGAACCGAGATACGCTCACCTTTATATGTACCGGTAAATCCTAACATGCCTCTTACTTCATTATAGCAAACAGCATCTTCTAAAAATGTTTCAGCTATATATTTCGCTCGTAGTGGATCCCC contains:
- a CDS encoding DeoD-type purine-nucleoside phosphorylase, with the protein product GDPLRAKYIAETFLEDAVCYNEVRGMLGFTGTYKGERISVQGTGMGVPSISIYINELMQEYNVQNLVRVGTCGAIQKDVKVRDVILAMSASTDSQMNRLTFGGVDFAPTANFDLLKQAYDAGLEKGLNLKVGNVFTAD